One stretch of Nitrospirota bacterium DNA includes these proteins:
- a CDS encoding SUMF1/EgtB/PvdO family nonheme iron enzyme, translated as MFQPLTRTGVIIQILILTSLLFGFAYQVNSADRNTYYAKDTKAECYGCHENAHPATLGNIHKQSGECLLCHNEGEIPEEIVLKAIKISRSLSGHHRKDASQSAMVLIPAGEFIMGENYVKKAVGPKHKDYLEEYWIDRNDVTNGEYNLFVKQTARKPPKHWIDKRVLLVKKDHPVTFVSWFDAEDYCHWKGKRLPTEKEWEKAARGSDGRIFPWGNEFVKENANVYMLGIGDTTPVGNFEAGKSPYGVYDMAGNVFQWTSDWFKPYPNNPHTDNPNYGESHKVLRGGSFYDCSYYKCGPSFQAFNRIALSPNTVSVSIGFRCARSYTDIRGL; from the coding sequence ATGTTTCAGCCATTGACCAGGACGGGTGTTATCATTCAGATTTTGATCCTTACAAGTCTCCTATTTGGATTCGCATATCAGGTCAATTCCGCGGACAGGAATACCTATTACGCGAAGGACACGAAGGCAGAATGCTATGGGTGTCACGAAAACGCCCATCCCGCAACGCTTGGCAATATACACAAACAATCCGGAGAGTGCCTGCTCTGCCACAATGAAGGGGAGATTCCCGAAGAAATTGTCCTCAAAGCGATAAAAATTTCCCGTTCATTGTCAGGACATCATCGAAAGGATGCTTCTCAGTCGGCAATGGTTTTGATTCCGGCAGGGGAATTTATTATGGGAGAGAATTATGTCAAAAAAGCGGTCGGTCCAAAACATAAAGATTATCTTGAAGAATATTGGATAGACCGAAATGACGTCACCAACGGAGAGTATAACCTCTTTGTGAAACAGACCGCGCGAAAACCTCCGAAACATTGGATTGACAAAAGGGTGCTCCTTGTAAAAAAAGATCACCCTGTTACTTTTGTGAGCTGGTTTGACGCGGAAGATTACTGCCACTGGAAAGGGAAGAGGCTTCCGACAGAAAAGGAATGGGAAAAAGCCGCCCGGGGAAGTGACGGAAGAATCTTCCCCTGGGGCAATGAGTTTGTCAAGGAAAACGCCAATGTGTATATGTTGGGAATCGGTGATACCACTCCTGTGGGGAATTTTGAGGCGGGAAAGAGCCCCTACGGCGTTTATGACATGGCGGGAAATGTCTTTCAATGGACCTCTGACTGGTTTAAGCCTTACCCCAATAACCCCCATACCGATAACCCGAACTATGGGGAATCACACAAAGTGCTCAGGGGAGGGTCGTTCTATGACTGCAGTTACTACAAGTGTGGTCCCAGTTTCCAGGCATTTAACCGGATTGCCCTCTCGCCCAATACGGTATCGGTCAGTATCGGATTCCGTTGTGCCAGGTCTTACACAGATATCCGCGGGCTTTAA